Proteins from a single region of Primulina tabacum isolate GXHZ01 chromosome 5, ASM2559414v2, whole genome shotgun sequence:
- the LOC142544276 gene encoding uncharacterized protein LOC142544276 yields MQRTTHEQAYAQAILPRQGPVQTDVYDHFQRLNPPEFMGSTNPSVAEKWIKSLESIFSYLYMEDADKVTCAIFLLTKHARIWWESARVVLPAIPLTWDTFKSIFYNKYFSKDVRAKKASDFLNLKQGTMSMTEYIQQFEAGVQYVPYIAQDDTSKGEHFMRGLRSEIKRDVRMSKVATYGEIVERTLMAEQDEQDIDRDRQQRRQQYFQRAKE; encoded by the coding sequence ATGCAACGGACTACTCATGAGCAGGCATACGCACAAGCCATTTTACCCAGACAAGGACCTGTACAAACAGATGTGTATGATCATTTTCAACGTCTGAATCCTCCGGAATTCATGGGAAGCACCAATCCGTCAGTAGCAGAAAAATGGATTAAATCATTGGAATCCATCTTCTCCTACCTATACATGGAAGATGCCGACAAAGTAACTTGTGCCATCTTTTtgttaacaaaacatgcaaGGATTTGGTGGGAGAGTGCAAGGGTGGTATTACCTGCGATACCATTGACGTGGGATACATTTAAATCCAtattttacaacaaatattttagcaaagatgtacgagccaaGAAAGCCAGTGATTTCCTCAATCTAAAACAAGGAACCATGTCAATGACTGAGTATATACAACAATTCGAGGCTGGagtccaatatgtaccatatattgcacAAGATGACACCAGTAAGGGCGAACACTTCATGCGGGGACTTCgctctgaaattaaaagagatgtaCGGATGTCGAAAGTTGCTACGTATGGAGAGATAGTGGAAAGAACACTTATGGCAGAACAGGATGAACAAGACATTGACAGAGACAGGCAACAGCGAAGGCAGCAGTACTTTCAAAGAGCCAAGGAATAG
- the LOC142547328 gene encoding ABSCISIC ACID-INSENSITIVE 5-like protein 3 isoform X2 produces MEGLQYPFLARQHHSHMYKNNEIHAKQYQMIKNPASSTASSSSSSSPPLIFQQNFEIPKSFDDVWSDIDHDDAMKTYPLPPQETNTNGDITLEEFLICTGAINPTENQEGFVDNTVPLMTASGVDPMLISSWQQERDVQVPMLVQDVMGSNFQGSEDYFEEKMVDLDLKMPVPIISEMGVGCGENFTDLLQGDSDRRKKVCTDEIMKKSIERRQRRMIKNRESAARSRARKQAYTNQLMQNVKKLRTTNILLMKRKVLNSRATVAPRYQLRRTSSETSKYLLPPI; encoded by the exons ATGGAAGGGCTTCAATATCCATTTTTAGCGAGGCAACATCACTCTCACATGTACAAGAATAACGAGATCCATGCAAAACAATACCAAATGATAAAGAACCCTGCATCATCAactgcttcttcttcttcgtcttcttcgccACCACTAATATTccaacaaaattttgaaatcccCAAATCTTTCGACGATGTTTGGAGTGACATAGACCATGATGATGCAATGAAAACCTATCCACTCCCTCCACAAGAAACGAATACTAATGGAGACATAACCTTAGAAGAATTTCTTATCTGCACCGGTGCCATAAATCCTACAGAAAATCAGGAGGGTTTTGTTGATAACACAGTGCCATTGATGACAGCTAGTGGAGTTGATCCCATGTTGATCAGCTCGTGGCAGCAGGAACGAGACGTGCAGGTTCCCATGCTGGTGCAAGACGTTATGGGATCGAATTTTCAGGGTTCAGAGGATTATTTCGAGGAGAAGATGGTGGATCTTGATCTTAAAATGCCAGTGCCAATCATCAGTGAAATGGGCGTGGGGTGTGGGGAAAATTTTACAGATCTTTTGCAGGGTGATAGTGATAGAAGGAAGAAGGTTTGCACGGATGAAATTATGAAgaaaagcattgaaagaaggcaGAGAAGGATGATCAAGAACCGGGAGTCGGCTGCCCGATCAAGGGCTAGGAAACAG GCATACACAAACCAATTAATGCAAAATGTGAAGAAACTTAGAACTACAAATATCTTGCTCATGAAAAGAAAG GTGTTAAATTCAAGAGCAACAGTGGCACCAAGATACCAACTCAGAAGAACCAGTTCAGAAACATCAAAATATCTCCTTCCTCCAATCTAG
- the LOC142547328 gene encoding ABSCISIC ACID-INSENSITIVE 5-like protein 3 isoform X1, protein MEGLQYPFLARQHHSHMYKNNEIHAKQYQMIKNPASSTASSSSSSSPPLIFQQNFEIPKSFDDVWSDIDHDDAMKTYPLPPQETNTNGDITLEEFLICTGAINPTENQEGFVDNTVPLMTASGVDPMLISSWQQERDVQVPMLVQDVMGSNFQGSEDYFEEKMVDLDLKMPVPIISEMGVGCGENFTDLLQGDSDRRKKVCTDEIMKKSIERRQRRMIKNRESAARSRARKQAYTNQLMQNVKKLRTTNILLMKRKLISCLFTGVKFKSNSGTKIPTQKNQFRNIKISPSSNLASCPFK, encoded by the exons ATGGAAGGGCTTCAATATCCATTTTTAGCGAGGCAACATCACTCTCACATGTACAAGAATAACGAGATCCATGCAAAACAATACCAAATGATAAAGAACCCTGCATCATCAactgcttcttcttcttcgtcttcttcgccACCACTAATATTccaacaaaattttgaaatcccCAAATCTTTCGACGATGTTTGGAGTGACATAGACCATGATGATGCAATGAAAACCTATCCACTCCCTCCACAAGAAACGAATACTAATGGAGACATAACCTTAGAAGAATTTCTTATCTGCACCGGTGCCATAAATCCTACAGAAAATCAGGAGGGTTTTGTTGATAACACAGTGCCATTGATGACAGCTAGTGGAGTTGATCCCATGTTGATCAGCTCGTGGCAGCAGGAACGAGACGTGCAGGTTCCCATGCTGGTGCAAGACGTTATGGGATCGAATTTTCAGGGTTCAGAGGATTATTTCGAGGAGAAGATGGTGGATCTTGATCTTAAAATGCCAGTGCCAATCATCAGTGAAATGGGCGTGGGGTGTGGGGAAAATTTTACAGATCTTTTGCAGGGTGATAGTGATAGAAGGAAGAAGGTTTGCACGGATGAAATTATGAAgaaaagcattgaaagaaggcaGAGAAGGATGATCAAGAACCGGGAGTCGGCTGCCCGATCAAGGGCTAGGAAACAG GCATACACAAACCAATTAATGCAAAATGTGAAGAAACTTAGAACTACAAATATCTTGCTCATGAAAAGAAAG TTAATTTCTTGTTTGTTTACAGGTGTTAAATTCAAGAGCAACAGTGGCACCAAGATACCAACTCAGAAGAACCAGTTCAGAAACATCAAAATATCTCCTTCCTCCAATCTAGCAAGTTGTCCATTCAAATGa